A DNA window from Macrobrachium rosenbergii isolate ZJJX-2024 chromosome 41, ASM4041242v1, whole genome shotgun sequence contains the following coding sequences:
- the LOC136827058 gene encoding uncharacterized protein produces MVPPLYSLYTKPPSPVRACMPQCATAPEAYPLYPPPPRLLRPVFRPFPLLRYSPTPSPKAYLLSSPALHSPYPFPTPPPLSECLPTTSSPFFPSSPPSRLPTPPPSLLSKTYPLLPTPSSSSSPSSRLPLPYPLPTLHLLSYGLPSISPSPTFSLPLLHPCTPLLKPTPYLLLPFFPSSPSLPPPPSFL; encoded by the coding sequence ATGGTTCCccctttatattcattatatacaaaACCTCCTTCCCCTGTGAGAGCTTGTATGCCCCAGTGCGCCACCGCCCCTGAAGCCTACCCATTatatcccccccctccccgccttcTACGCCCTGTCTTCCGTCCCTTCCCACTCCTTCGCtactcccccaccccttctcccaaAGCCTACCTTCTATCCTCCCCTGCCCTGCAttctccctaccccttccccacccctccaccCCTGTCCGAATGCCTACCCActacctcctcccccttcttcccatCTTCCCCTCCCTCCCGCCTCCCTACCCCTCCACCTTCTCTCCTATCTAAAACCTACCCCCTACttcctaccccctcctcctcctcctccccttcttcccgtcttccccttccctaccccctccctACCCTCCACCTTCTCTCCTATGGGCTACCCAGTATCTCCCCGTCCCCTACATTCTCCCTACCCCTTCTCCACCCCTGCACCCCTCTCCTAAAACCTaccccctacctcctcctccccttcttcccatcttccccctccctaccccctccACCATCTTTCCTATAG